In Musa acuminata AAA Group cultivar baxijiao chromosome BXJ2-10, Cavendish_Baxijiao_AAA, whole genome shotgun sequence, a genomic segment contains:
- the LOC103969569 gene encoding 2-hydroxy-palmitic acid dioxygenase MPO1-like, with protein MGKGGLFDLERHFAFYGAYHSNPVNVLIHMLFVWPIFYTSLLIFQFTPPFFHLHLHLPLPGGGDALTLPFNFAFVGALVYALFYLFMDKKAGSLAAILCFLCWFGSHALAVRLGFSLAWKVVLAAQLFCWSFQFIGHGMFEKRAPALLDNLSQAFLMAPFFVLLEALSLLGYEPYPGFHASVRSKIDTDRKAWQASKQKKAS; from the exons ATGGGGAAGGGGGGTTTATTTGATTTGGAGCGACACTTCGCCTTCTACGGGGCGTACCACAGCAACCCCGTCAACGTCCTCATCCACATGCTCTTCGTCTGGCCCATCTTCTACACCTCCCTCCTCATCTTCCAATTCACCCCGCCCTTCTTCCATCTCCATCTTCATCTTCCTCTACCGGGAGGAGGCGACGCCCTGACGCTGCCCTTCAACTTCGCCTTCGTCGGCGCTCTCGTCTATGCCCTCTTCTACCTGTTCATGGACAAGAAGGCCGGCTCCCTCGCCGCCATCCTCTGCTTCCTCTGCTGGTTCGGCAGCCACGCCCTCGCCGTCCGCCTCGGCTTCTCCCTCGCATGGAAG GTGGTTCTGGCAGCTCAGTTGTTTTGCTGGAGTTTCCAATTTATAGGTCATGGAATGTTTGAG AAACGAGCACCAGCTCTTCTTGATAATCTTTCTCAAGCATTCCTGATGGCTCCATTTTTTGTTCTGCTCGAG GCACTTAGTTTGTTGGGATACGAGCCATATCCTGGCTTCCATGCCAGCGTCCGCTCGAAGATCGACACGGATCGCAAGGCATGGCAAGCCAGCAAGCAGAAGAAGGCTTCTTGA
- the LOC103969572 gene encoding pentatricopeptide repeat-containing protein At1g62260, mitochondrial, whose translation MRRLAPPIGRSRAIPAARSRAGADPPLEVRRRNQALSQLIRSGRLREARRFFDALLDRRSVVSWNCMIGGYVRHRELVEARKLFDEMPQRDVVSWNSILAGYALSRDPGELEEACRLFERMPTRDIISWNTMITGYARNGRMEEAMQLFGRMPDANVVSWNTVMTGYLGVGDVQRAVELFDRMPIHDAASLNALVSGLIHNNRLEEAEEFLLGKRRKAKVIDGAIDAYNTLIAGYAQQGKVEEAKRLFDLIPHGPYQDAEVDAKKMHRKVRSFERNVVSWNSMIMCYVKASDILAARALFNEMPEKDLVTWNTMIAAYTQASAMDEAEALFQEMPNTDSWTCNSMICGFTQKGQVERARRIFDEMPRKSIVSWNAMIAGYEQNGDYDGAIDLFANMLVAGERPDRHTLSSVLSACAGHAKLLLGTKVHQLITKTIIPDIPINNALITMYSRCGKLMDAKAIFDGMGSQRNVVTWNAMIGGYAQHGQARGALELFEEMKRRCIRPTYITFIAILNACGHAGLVAEGRREFDSMVNEFRIAPKVEHYASLVDLIGRHGHLKDAREVISSMTVKPDKAVWGALLGACRVHNNVALAQVAAEALVEIEPESSAPYVLLHNMHVDEGKWDNATEIRKTMDKNRVVKQPGYSWIEMHNKVHIFVSGDTSHPSSHEIFSLIESCNRHIRDSQLD comes from the coding sequence atgagacgGTTGGCTCCGCCGATCGGGCGTAGTCGTGCGATCCCCGCCGCTCGTTCTCGTGCTGGCGCTGACCCTCCCCTCGAAGTCCGCCGGCGGAATCAGGCCCTATCCCAGCTGATACGAAGCGGCCGCCTCCGCGAAGCGCGCCGGTTCTTTGACGCCCTCCTCGACCGCCGCAGTGTCGTCTCCTGGAATTGCATGATCGGCGGCTACGTTCGCCACCGCGAGCTTGTCGAGGCCCGGAAGTTGTTTGACGAAATGCCACAGAGGGACGTTGTCTCCTGGAACTCCATACTCGCGGGCTACGCACTATCGAGGGACCCTGGAGAGCTCGAGGAGGCCTGCCGCCTCTTCGAACGCATGCCGACCAGAGATATTATCTCGTGGAACACCATGATCACTGGCTACGCACGGAATGGCAGGATGGAGGAAGCCATGCAACTCTTTGGCAGAATGCCCGATGCGAACGTCGTGTCCTGGAACACCGTGATGACCGGATATCTTGGTGTTGGTGATGTTCAAAGGGCTGTCGAGCTGTTCGACAGGATGCCTATCCATGATGCTGCTTCCTTGAACGCACTGGTGTCAGGCCTCATCCACAATAACAGGCTGGAAGAGGCGGAGGAATTTCTGCTTGGAAAAAGACGAAAAGCCAAGGTGATTGATGGGGCTATTGATGCGTACAACACCTTGATCGCTGGTTATGCCCAGCAGGGAAAGGTCGAGGAAGCAAAGAGATTGTTCGACTTGATTCCTCATGGTCCGTATCAAGATGCAGAGGTAGATGCAAAGAAAATGCATCGTAAAGTGAGAAGCTTCGAACGGAATGTTGTATCATGGAATTCTATGATCATGTGCTACGTCAAGGCCAGTGATATTCTCGCAGCCAGGGCACTCTTCAATGAGATGCCTGAGAAAGACTTGGTAACATGGAATACCATGATTGCCGCCTATACACAAGCCTCAGCAATGGACGAGGCTGAAGCTCTTTTCCAGGAAATGCCCAATACTGACTCATGGACATGCAACTCAATGATATGTGGATTCACTCAGAAAGGCCAGGTGGAACGAGCAAGGAGAATCTTCGACGAAATGCCCCGAAAGAGCATCGTCTCTTGGAACGCAATGATCGCTGGATATGAGCAGAATGGAGACTATGATGGAGCAATCGACTTGTTTGCTAACATGCTAGTTGCCGGTGAGAGACCGGACCGGCATACTCTGTCTTCGGTGCTCAGTGCTTGTGCTGGTCATGCAAAGCTTCTTCTAGGGACTAAAGTGCATCAGCTGATCACCAAGACGATCATACCAGACATTCCAATAAACAATGCCCTCATCACTATGTATTCTCGCTGCGGCAAGTTGATGGATGCCAAAGCCATCTTCGATGGCATGGGAAGTCAAAGGAACGTTGTCACTTGGAATGCAATGATTGGTGGATATGCACAGCATGGGCAGGCCAGAGGAGCTCTTGAGCTCTTTGAAGAAATGAAACGGAGGTGTATTAGGCCAACTTACATAACCTTTATCGCCATCCTCAATGCATGTGGCCATGCCGGGCTAGTGGCTGAAGGTAGGAGAGAATTTGATTCCATGGTTAATGAATTCAGAATTGCACCTAAAGTTGAGCATTATGCTTCCCTAGTAGACCTTATAGGCCGGCATGGGCATCTCAAGGATGCAAGGGAGGTGATAAGCAGCATGACAGTTAAACCCGATAAAGCCGTATGGGGAGCATTGCTAGGTGCTTGTAGAGTTCACAACAATGTGGCATTGGCTCAGGTTGCTGCAGAGGCCTTGGTGGAGATTGAACCTGAAAGCTCTGCTCCGTATGTATTGTTGCATAACATGCATGTAGATGAAGGGAAATGGGATAATGCCACTGAGATAAGGAAAACCATGGATAAGAACAGGGTGGTGAAGCAGCCTGGTTACAGTTGGATTGAGATGCACAACAAAGTTCATATATTTGTTTCAGGGGACACATCACATCCCTCTTCACATGAGATTTTTTCACTGATAGAGAGTTGCAATAGGCACATAAGAGACTCACAACTTGATTGA
- the LOC103969570 gene encoding ATP-dependent zinc metalloprotease FTSH 6, chloroplastic, with protein sequence MSPAAVSLAATHLPICNSLDVARKCHIKSSVRRENLNQRMVSDADFRRRKLLQSVGLGLVGAGLSVAKPATARPESPQESASSRMSYSRFLEYLNEGAVKKVDLFENGTVAIAEISNPALKKIQRVKVQLPGLPPELLRKLKEKDVDFAAHPVEPNVGLAILDLLGNLVFPLLLLGTLFLRSSSPNTPGSPNLPFGLGRSKAEFQMEPNTGITFDDVAGVDEAKQDFKEIVEFLKSPEKFAAVGARIPKGVLLVGPPGTGKTLLAKAIAGEAGVPFFSLSGSEFIEMFVGVGASRVRDLFNKAKMNSPCLVFIDEIDAVGRQRGTGIGGGNDEREQTLNQLLTEMDGFSGDSGVIVIAATNRPEVLDSALLRPGRFDRQVTVGLPDIRGREEILKVHSSNKKLDKDISLSVIAMRTPGFSGADLANLMNEAAILAGRRGKTRITAKEIDDSIDHIVAGLEGTKMTDGKSKILVAYHEIGHAICATLTPGHDPVQKVTLIPRGQAKGLTWFLPGEDPSLISKQQIFARIVGGLGGRAAEEVIFGESEVTTGAAGDLQQITQIAKQMVTMFGMSEIGPWALVDPAVQSGDVVLRMLARNSMSEKLAEDIDKSVKDIIDKAYEIAKKHIRNNRVAMDHLVDVLLEKETLTGDEFRAILSEFIDIAQQRDETRAATEPVVA encoded by the exons atgtCACCTGCTGCTGTGTCTCTCGCTGCCACCCACCTTCCCATCTGCAACTCCCTGGATGTTGCCAGAAAGTGCCACATTAAATCATCTGTGAGGAGAGAGAACCTGAACCAGAGAATGGTTTCGGATGCCGATTTTCGAAGAAGAAAGCTGCTCCAATCTGTGGGGCTGGGCCTCGTTGGAGCAGGGCTATCTGTAGCTAAGCCGGCAACGGCTCGGCCAGAGAGTCCTCAAGAGTCTGCATCCAGCAGGATGTCTTACTCACGATTCTTGGAGTACCTGAACGAAGGAGCAGTGAAGAAGGTGGATCTATTTGAGAATGGGACGGTCGCCATTGCTGAGATATCTAACCCAGCCTTGAAAAAGATCCAGAGAGTCAAAGTGCAGCTTCCCGGATTGCCCCCGGAGCTTCTCAGGAAACTCAAAGAGAAGGATGTAGATTTTGCAGCGCATCCTGTGGAACCCAATGTGGGACTTGCAATCCTCgacttgttgggaaatctggtCTTCCCCTTGCTGTTACTGGGAACTTTGTTCCTTAGATCTTCATCACCGAATACTCCAGGAAGCCCCAACTTGCCTTTTGGACTGGGAAG GTCAAAAGCCGAGTTTCAGATGGAACCCAACACAGGAATCACCTTTGATGATGTAGCTGGAGTCGATGAAGCAAAGCAGGATTtcaaggagattgttgaattcctGAAATCCCCAGAGAAGTTTGCTGCTGTCGGAGCAAGAATTCCAAAGGGTGTGCTCCTTGTTGGTCCACCAGGGACTGGCAAAACCTTGCTGGCTAAAGCAATTGCAGGAGAGGCAGGGgttcctttcttttctctgtcAGGTTCAGAATTCATTGAGATGTTTGTCGGAGTGGGGGCTTCGAGAGTGCGGGATCTGTTTAACAAGGCAAAGATGAACTCTCCATGCCTGGTATTTATTGATGAGATTGATGCAGTAGGAAGGCAGAGGGGAACAGGAATTGGAGGAGGAAATGATGAAAGAGAACAGACACTGAATCAGCTACTCACTGAAATGGATGGTTTTAGTGGTGATAGTGGAGTTATTGTAATTGCTGCTACTAACAGACCAGAAGTTCTTGATTCAGCTTTGCTCAGACCAGGAAGATTTGATCGACAG GTAACTGTTGGATTGCCTGACATCAGAGGAAGGGAAGAAATACTAAAAGTGCATAGCAGCAATAAGAAGCTCGACAAAGATATATCCTTGAGTGTTATTGCAATGAGAACACCAGGATTCAGTGGTGCAGACCTGGCAAACTTGATGAATGAAGCAGCAATTCTTGCTGGAAGGCGAGGAAAAACTAGAATAACAGCAAAAGAGATTGATGATTCAATCGATCACATTGTGGCTGGCTTGGAAGGAACCAAGATGACAGATGGGAAAAGCAAGATACTGGTGGCTTACCACGAGATTGGACATGCCATTTGCGC GACACTCACCCCTGGACATGATCCAGTGCAAAAAGTAACTCTTATTCCTCGAGGTCAAGCTAAAGGCCTTACTTGGTTCCTCCCTGGAGAAGACCCAAGTCTTATTTCGAAGCAGCAGATCTTTGCTAGAATAGTTGGAGGTTTAGGTGGCAGAGCAGCAGAGGAAGTAATATTTGGTGAATCAGAAGTAACCACTGGTGCAGCTGGAGACTTGCAGCAGATAACACAGATAGCAAAACAG ATGGTCACCATGTTTGGAATGTCTGAGATTGGGCCATGGGCATTGGTGGATCCAGCAGTGCAAAGTGGTGATGTGGTTCTGAGAATGCTAGCTAGGAATTCCATGTCTGAAAAGCTTGCAGAAGACATTGACAAGTCGGTAAAAGATATCATTGACAAAGCCTATGAAATAGCAAAGAAACACATTAGGAACAATCGAGTGGCCATGGACCACTTGGTTGACGTACTGCTAGAAAAAGAGACTCTCACAGGTGATGAATTCAGAGCAATTTTATCCGAGTTCATCGATATTGCACAACAAAGAGATGAGACAAGAGCTGCTACAGAACCGGTTGTTGCTTGA
- the LOC135625521 gene encoding uncharacterized protein LOC135625521 isoform X1 translates to MGFDAMANGASVPALISRDAAKKKRTNRSAKLKQCKLDVRREQWLSRANSKDDCKILAAASSPPLPHPPRPRADETDSRTREEDTISHGNDDSDYPMPHLRRGNRRTLSSGSSIESSSSSVSDAEDEGIDNVRGGNRVLDDWEAVADALSEANDRDGLGPDPVVPAVSAGMPCEPPRGGSTTKPEPIRSAPRAWRPDDGFRPRSLPSISKQWSIPPNQDRHCWASPQKGVLSTPCPCPICCEDLDPTDSSFFPCSCGYRLCLFCHKRILEADGRCPGCRKQYDSISSGALVVTTVGPSSLPVRMPRSLSMRCRTWNREH, encoded by the exons ATGGGTTTCGATGCGATGGCCAACGGCGCTTCGGTTCCCGCCTTGATCTCACGGGACGCCgccaagaaaaagagg ACGAATCGCTCGGCGAAATTGAAGCAGTGCAAGCTTGATGTACGCCGCGAGCAATGGCTGTCTCGAG CCAACAGCAAAGACGATTGCAAGATTTTGGCCGCGGCCAGCTCTCCTCCTTTACCCCATCCGCCACGGCCCCGGGCGGACGAAACGGATTCGAGGACGAGGGAGGAAGATACGATCTCGCATGGTAACGACGATTCGGATTACCCAATGCCCCACCTTCGCCGTGGTAATAGAAGAACTTTAAGCAGCGGAAGCAGCATCGAGTCTAGCTCTTCTAGTGTCAGCGACGCCGAAGACGAGGGGATCGATAATGTAAGGGGCGGTAACCGGGTCCTTGATGACTGGGAGGCGGTTGCCGACGCCTTATCTGAAGCCAATGATCGTGACGGCCTTGGCCCTGATCCGGTAGTGCCTGCTGTTTCCGCCGGAATGCCTTGCGAGCCTCCTCGTGGCGGGAGCACCACAAAGCCGGAGCCCATTCGGAGCGCGCCCAGAGCCTGGAGGCCGGACGATGGCTTTCGGCCACGGAGCCTTCCCAGTATCTCGAAGCAGTGGAGCATTCCGCCAAACCAAGACCGGCACTGTTGGGCTTCGCCACAGAAGGGCGTGCTTTCAACGCCTTGCCCGTGCCCTATCTGTTGTGAGGACTTGGATCCCACGGACTCGAGCTTCTTCCCCTGTTCGTGTGGCTACCGTCTCTGCCTCTTCTGCCACAAGAGGATCCTTGAGGCCGATGGGCGTTGCCCCGGTTGCAGGAAACAATATGACTCCATTTCGAGTGGAGCGTTGGTCGTGACCACCGTTGGGCCATCGTCGTTACCAGTACGGATGCCCCGATCTTTAAGCATGCGTTGCAGAACTTGGAACAGGGAGCATTAG
- the LOC135625522 gene encoding tyrosine-protein phosphatase DSP1-like, with the protein MGNHRGAAVELELKLRSEEDESRRSSVIAREGRLGQFIPPFNFATVDRGVFRSGFPDAANFSFLDTLQLRSVVYLCPEPYPEANKVFLESNRIRLFHFGMECSKEPFDNIPEDKIREALRVVLDARNRPLLIHCNRGKHRTGCVVGCLRKLQRWCLSSVFDEYQQFAAAKARVSDQRLIELFDTSSFKHLLSLCICI; encoded by the exons ATGGGGAATCATAGAGGTGCTGCAGTAGAGTTGGAACTGAAACTGAGATCAGAAGAGGATGAGAGCAGGAGAAGTAGCGTGATAGCAAGGGAAGGTCGACTGGGACAATTCATTCCACCCTTCAACTTCGCCACCGTCGACCGCGGCGTCTTCCGGTCCGGCTTTCCCGACGCTGCCAACTTCAGCTTCTTGGATACGCTGCAACTGCGCTCGGTCGT ATACCTGTGTCCGGAGCCGTATCCGGAGGCAAACAAGGTGTTTCTCGAGTCCAATCGGATAAGGCTCTTCCACTTCGGCATGGAGTGTTCAAAG GAGCCTTTTGACAACATTCCGGAGGACAAAATTCGAGAGGCTCTCAGAGTCGTGCTTG ATGCCCGAAATCGCCCGTTGCTTATCCATTGCAACAGAGGAAAA CATCGAACAGGTTGTGTGGTTGGATGCTTGAGAAAGCTGCAAAGATGGTGCTTGTCTTCTGTGTTCGATGAGTACCAGCAATTTGCTGCTGCTAAAGCGAGGGTTTCGGATCAGAGGTTGATCGAGCTATTCGACACTTCCAGCTTTAAGCATTTATTATCACTTTGCATTTGTATTTGA
- the LOC135625521 gene encoding uncharacterized protein LOC135625521 isoform X2, translated as MGFDAMANGASVPALISRDAAKKKRTNRSAKLKQCKLDVRREQWLSRANSKDDCKILAAASSPPLPHPPRPRADETDSRTREEDTISHGNDDSDYPMPHLRRGNRRTLSSGSSIESSSSSVSDAEDEGIDNVRGGNRVLDDWEAVADALSEANDRDGLGPDPVVPAVSAGMPCEPPRGGSTTKPEPIRSAPRAWRPDDGFRPRSLPSISKQWSIPPNQDRHCWASPQKGVLSTPCPCPICCEDLDPTDSSFFPCSCGYRLCLFCHKRILEADGRCPGCRKQYDSISSGALVVTTVGPSSLPQIESLHDAPESHFPR; from the exons ATGGGTTTCGATGCGATGGCCAACGGCGCTTCGGTTCCCGCCTTGATCTCACGGGACGCCgccaagaaaaagagg ACGAATCGCTCGGCGAAATTGAAGCAGTGCAAGCTTGATGTACGCCGCGAGCAATGGCTGTCTCGAG CCAACAGCAAAGACGATTGCAAGATTTTGGCCGCGGCCAGCTCTCCTCCTTTACCCCATCCGCCACGGCCCCGGGCGGACGAAACGGATTCGAGGACGAGGGAGGAAGATACGATCTCGCATGGTAACGACGATTCGGATTACCCAATGCCCCACCTTCGCCGTGGTAATAGAAGAACTTTAAGCAGCGGAAGCAGCATCGAGTCTAGCTCTTCTAGTGTCAGCGACGCCGAAGACGAGGGGATCGATAATGTAAGGGGCGGTAACCGGGTCCTTGATGACTGGGAGGCGGTTGCCGACGCCTTATCTGAAGCCAATGATCGTGACGGCCTTGGCCCTGATCCGGTAGTGCCTGCTGTTTCCGCCGGAATGCCTTGCGAGCCTCCTCGTGGCGGGAGCACCACAAAGCCGGAGCCCATTCGGAGCGCGCCCAGAGCCTGGAGGCCGGACGATGGCTTTCGGCCACGGAGCCTTCCCAGTATCTCGAAGCAGTGGAGCATTCCGCCAAACCAAGACCGGCACTGTTGGGCTTCGCCACAGAAGGGCGTGCTTTCAACGCCTTGCCCGTGCCCTATCTGTTGTGAGGACTTGGATCCCACGGACTCGAGCTTCTTCCCCTGTTCGTGTGGCTACCGTCTCTGCCTCTTCTGCCACAAGAGGATCCTTGAGGCCGATGGGCGTTGCCCCGGTTGCAGGAAACAATATGACTCCATTTCGAGTGGAGCGTTGGTCGTGACCACCGTTGGGCCATCGTCGTTACCA CAGATTGAGTCTCTACATGATGCTCCTGAGAGTCATTTTCCTAGATAG
- the LOC135581188 gene encoding transcription factor MYB106-like: MGRSPCCDKVNLKKGPWTVEEDQKLLAYVEKHGHGSWRALPAKAGLQRCGKSCRLRWTNYLRPDIKRGEFSPQEEKTIIQLHALLGNRWSAIASHLPKRTDNEIKNYWNTHLKKRLAKVGIDPCTLKATSNTLSSADGRPRSAANLSHMAQWESARLEAEARLARESKLRAASGSMNLQQQQQQQQQMRSSSLGEPISSPCLDVLRERKNTPGENVDLESPTSTLSFPENRPPTTESGTGLVDGDVAVAPASQQGSENSEPEGAEWRFSGNDTTDCLTGFSVEAFDGEAPWLSEPYASQAGCSWGQFGAGFTGMLLGEFGEQKTRDHSRDSHTNGHETCADEEEEEGEENRNYWNSILNWVNSPSSSSSPVSYNPD; this comes from the exons ATGGGTCGATCACCATGCTGTGACAAGGTGAACCTGAAGAAGGGACCTTGGACTGTGGAGGAAGACCAGAAGCTGCTCGCTTATGTTGAGAAGCACGGCCATGGGAGCTGGAGAGCGTTGCCCGCCAAAGCCG GACTGCAGAGGTGTGGGAAGAGCTGCCGGTTGAGATGGACCAACTACCTTCGACCGGACATCAAAAGGGGGGAGTTTAGCCCGCAGGAGGAGAAGACCATCATCCAACTCCATGCTCTTCTTGGGAACAG ATGGTCCGCGATCGCCAGCCATCTGCCCAAGAGaaccgacaacgagatcaagaactactggaacacccacCTGAAGAAGCGGCTGGCCAAGGTGGGCATCGATCCTTGCACCCTCAAGGCCACCAGCAACACCCTCAGCTCCGCCGACGGCCGACCCAGGAGCGCTGCCAACCTCAGCCACATGGCTCAGTGGGAGAGCGCACGCCTCGAAGCCGAGGCCCGCCTGGCGAGGGAGTCAAAGCTGCGTGCAGCTTCCGGTTCCATGAAcctacagcagcagcagcagcagcagcaacagatgAGATCCTCGTCGTTGGGCGAACCCATTTCATCTCCCTGCCTCGACGTGCTCAGAGAACGGAAGAACACTCCAGGCGAAAACGTCGACCTGGAGTCACCCACCTCCACGTTGAGCTTCCCGGAGAACCGTCCTCCAACGACGGAGTCCGGCACCGGGCTCGTGGACGGCGATGTGGCCGTCGCACCGGCGAGCCAGCAAGGAAGCGAGAACTCGGAGCCAGAAGGCGCGGAGTGGAGATTCTCGGGAAATGATACAACGGACTGCCTCACAGGCTTCTCTGTCGAGGCCTTCGATGGGGAGGCGCCATGGCTATCGGAACCGTACGCTTCGCAGGCAGGGTGTTCATGGGGGCAATTCGGAGCAGGATTCACCGGAATGCTGTTGGGTGAGTTCGGGGAGCAGAAAACTCGGGACCACTCCCGAGATTCCCATACGAATGGGCACGAGACCTGCGCcgacgaggaagaagaggagggggaggagaaccGGAACTACTGGAACAGCATTCTTAACTGGGTCAACTCTCCCTCCTCCAGTTCCTCCCCGGTGTCCTACAACCCAGATTAA
- the LOC135625651 gene encoding uncharacterized protein LOC135625651 has protein sequence MSASPPRPTTTDPTVPAPTSPPSPPQSDHESLPVAAAVVTVAPTPDQKVADDTGEAKKEEENGAAEAEEEEEEAECGFCLFMKGGGCKDAFIAWEKCVDDAEKSQEDIVDRCSEVTGLLRKCMDAHADYYEPILRAEQALVDAAADAAASSDDPDPQEEKKGKDS, from the coding sequence ATGTCCGCTTCGCCTCCTCGGCCAACAACCACAGATCCGACGGTCCCCGCACCGacttctcctccctctcctccccAGTCCGATCATGAATCCCTGcccgtcgccgccgccgtcgtcACCGTCGCTCCAACACCGGACCAGAAGGTCGCGGATGACACAGGGGAGGCGAAGAAGGAGGAAGAGAATGGAGCAGCggaagcagaggaggaggaggaggaggcggagtgcGGTTTCTGCCTCTTCATGAAGGGGGGCGGCTGCAAGGACGCCTTCATTGCGTGGGAGAAGTGCGTGGACGATGCCGAGAAGAGCCAAGAGGACATCGTTGACCGATGCTCCGAGGTCACGGGCCTCCTCAGGAAGTGCATGGATGCCCATGCCGACTATTACGAGCCCATTCTCCGGGCCGAGCAAGCTTTGGTCGACGCCGCTGCTGATGCTGCCGCGTCTTCTGATGATCCTGACCCGCAGGAGGAAAAGAAAGGGAAGGATTCTTGA